From Oceanococcus atlanticus, a single genomic window includes:
- a CDS encoding outer membrane beta-barrel protein, protein MNTGVAKIDYFVVWATVGLTLLMPGICYAEDGGGSKNSVPLELVSRFYMTAMGTGIQTDNARNLDETATGFSLGSGWQINEQFGVEGFLQLDQYSAEAGSNADDGKLESLGIRAVVYPNMGNLYGYLGLGYGEYESDGIDSVGHESVLWSLGAGYAAGPFSLGICDLFLRAEIGFRADMHSGRSETVAQTNSFNEATAQLGFIVPFGVAPEVEDAPDDADINVVPATSNPDLDGDGVENLMDACPGTPSGAEVDMLGCAV, encoded by the coding sequence ATGAACACAGGCGTAGCTAAGATTGATTATTTCGTTGTATGGGCAACAGTGGGTTTGACGCTGCTTATGCCCGGAATCTGTTACGCAGAGGACGGAGGTGGAAGCAAAAATTCCGTGCCTCTCGAATTGGTCTCGCGTTTCTATATGACGGCGATGGGGACTGGAATTCAAACCGACAACGCTAGAAACCTCGATGAGACCGCAACCGGTTTTTCGCTTGGCTCGGGTTGGCAGATAAATGAACAGTTCGGGGTCGAGGGGTTCTTGCAACTCGACCAATATTCGGCTGAAGCAGGTTCGAATGCCGATGACGGCAAACTTGAATCATTGGGCATTAGAGCCGTGGTCTACCCAAATATGGGGAACCTCTACGGTTACCTCGGGTTGGGTTACGGCGAATATGAATCGGATGGAATAGATTCCGTAGGACATGAATCTGTGCTGTGGAGCCTGGGGGCAGGGTACGCGGCTGGACCGTTCTCATTAGGAATTTGTGATTTGTTCTTGCGTGCGGAGATTGGCTTTCGGGCGGATATGCACAGTGGGCGTTCGGAGACGGTCGCGCAGACCAACTCGTTCAATGAGGCCACCGCTCAGCTTGGATTCATTGTTCCATTTGGTGTTGCACCAGAAGTCGAAGACGCACCGGATGACGCGGATATCAACGTAGTGCCAGCAACGAGCAATCCTGACCTTGATGGTGATGGCGTCGAAAACCTCATGGACGCCTGTCCTGGTACTCCGTCAGGTGCCGAAGTCGACATGCTGGGTTGCGCGGTTTAG
- a CDS encoding PaaI family thioesterase: MKIEQIVEKPKSIRNIAEEFCNSVPHNLDLGLKILPSQNNEGRIQLTPTASLVGDPSTGQIFNSVLLSMADACAGLTTYLNIKEPMPIATLDLRMDYLYPAPGDQTILCVGSCLRMTREIAFIRCMITTERDAEPIAIGNAVFMLGTSRRTEMPVDRGAHNAN, encoded by the coding sequence GTGAAAATCGAACAGATAGTCGAAAAGCCTAAGTCGATACGGAACATTGCCGAAGAGTTTTGCAACTCGGTGCCACACAATCTGGACTTAGGGCTAAAAATTTTGCCAAGCCAGAATAATGAAGGCCGCATACAACTCACACCGACCGCCTCCCTTGTGGGAGACCCCTCAACTGGGCAAATATTCAATAGCGTTCTGTTATCAATGGCAGACGCATGCGCCGGACTCACGACCTATCTGAATATCAAAGAACCCATGCCGATTGCGACACTCGATTTGCGCATGGACTATTTATACCCGGCTCCCGGTGATCAGACGATATTGTGCGTTGGCTCCTGTCTGCGCATGACACGGGAAATCGCCTTTATACGTTGCATGATTACGACAGAACGAGATGCCGAGCCAATAGCCATCGGCAACGCCGTTTTTATGCTAGGAACTTCACGACGAACTGAAATGCCTGTTGATAGAGGAGCACACAATGCCAATTGA
- a CDS encoding PaaI family thioesterase has translation MKNRERYQEWQGQLDRIPYAQHLNLTAELHQQMPCVFMPFEERLVGNMLLPAIHGGAIGALMEITAIVACSATTNAMRMPKLIDSTSDYLRSSKTENTWASAELIRQGRRVMAVRTTAWQSNRDRPVATGRMHLLTQLT, from the coding sequence ATGAAAAATCGCGAACGGTATCAGGAGTGGCAAGGACAACTGGACCGCATTCCGTATGCGCAGCACCTCAACCTGACGGCCGAGTTGCATCAACAGATGCCATGCGTATTCATGCCATTTGAAGAGCGATTAGTCGGCAATATGCTGCTTCCCGCCATTCATGGAGGAGCAATCGGTGCGTTAATGGAAATAACTGCAATTGTCGCTTGTTCTGCGACGACCAACGCGATGCGCATGCCTAAATTGATCGACTCGACGTCTGACTACCTGCGAAGTAGTAAAACTGAAAATACATGGGCATCCGCAGAGTTAATACGCCAAGGTCGACGTGTCATGGCGGTCAGAACAACAGCATGGCAGAGCAATCGAGATCGACCAGTCGCTACTGGTCGCATGCACTTACTCACACAATTGACATAG